The Streptomyces lienomycini sequence CAGATCGACGGCCGGCTTCAGGGAGCCGTAGCCGAGGTACGGGGAGACGGTCAGCGCGTCCGAGAACAGCGGCGCGTCCTTGTGCAGGAACGACTCGGCGTACGCGGCCATGGTGGAGCCGATGTCGCCGCGCTTGGCGTCCATGACGACCAGCGCACCGGCCGCCCGCGCCTCCTGGACCGACGTCTCCAGGACCGCGACGCCGCGCGAGCCGAAGCGCTCGAAGAAGGCGCTCTGCGGCTTGAGGACCGCGACCCGGTCGGCCACCGCCTCCACGACGGTGCGGCTGAAGCGCTCCAGCCCGGCCACGTCGTCGTTCAGGCCCCACTCGGCGAGGAGGGAGGCGTGCGGGTCGATGCCGACGCACAGCGGCCCCCGCTCGTCCATCGCGCGGCGCAGCCGGGCACCGAAGGGTTCCATCACCGTCATGCGTGCTTCCTCACGTCGGCGCCGACCGCGTCGGCGAGGGTGGCGTACGGGCTCTGCCGCAGGCGGGCGGCGAGCCCCTTGTGGATCGCGCGGCCCCAGAAGGGCCCCTCGTAGATGAACGCGCTGTAGCCCTGGACCAGCGTGGCACCGGCCAGGATGCGCTCCCAGGCGTCCTCGGCGGTCTCGACCCCTCCGACACCGACGAGGGTGATGCGGTCGCCCACGCGCGCGTACAGGCGGCGCAGCACCTCCAGGGAGCGTGCCTTGAGGGGGGCGCCGGACAGGCCGCCGGTCTCCCCGACGAGGTCGGGGGGCGAGGTCAGGCCGAGCCCCTCGCGCGCGATGGTGGTGTTGGTGGCGATGATGCCGTCCAGGCCCAGCTCCACGGCCAGGTCGGCGACGGCGTCCACGTCCGCGTCGGCGAGGTCCGGCGCGATCTTGACCAGCAGCGGCACGCGTCGCGCGGTCACGGCGCGGTCGGCGGCCTCGCGGACCGCGCTCAGCAGCGGGCGCAGCGCCTCGGTGGCCTGGAGGTCGCGCAGTCCGGGCGTGTTGGGCGAGGAGACGTTGACGACCAGGTAGTCGGCGTGCGGGGCGAGCCGCTCGGCGGACTTCACGTAGTCGGCGACGGCCTCCACCTCGGGGACGACCTTGGTCTTGCCGATGTTGACGCCGACGACGGTCCGGAAGACGGGCGTACGGGAGGCCAGGCGGGCCGCCACGGCCAGCGAGCCGTCGTTGTTGAAGCCCATGCGGTTGATCAGCGCCCGGTCGCTCACCAGGCGGAACAGCCGCTTCTTGGGGTTGCCGGGCTGGGGCTCGCCGGTGACGGTGCCGATCTCGACGTGGTCGAAGCCGAGCATCGCCATGCCGTCGATCGCGACCGCGTTCTTGTCGAAGCCGGCGGCCAGCCCGAAGGGGCCGTGCATGCGCAGGCCCAGCGCCTCGGTGCGCAGCTCCTCGTACCGGGGCGCGAGCGCGGCGGCGACGAAGGTACGCAGGACGGGGACGCGCACGGCCAGGCGGATCCAGCGGAAGGCGAGATGGTGGGCCCGCTCCGGGTCCATGCGGGAGAAGACGAGCTTGAAGAAGATCTTGTACATGTGTCCTCGTGAAGCCTCTGTGGTGCGCCGGGGCTCATGAAGAGGGGGACACCGTTTCCGGTGTCCCCCTCGGGGCTGCTAGTCGCGGGCGGCGATCAGGAACTCTGCGTGTTCCTGGAGTGAGCGCACTCCCACGTCGCCGTGGGTGAGGGCGTCGATGCCCTGGACCGCCGCCGCCAGTGCCTGGACCGTCGTCAGGCAGGGCACGGAGCGCGCCACGGCCGCCGTCCGGATGTCGTAGCCGTCGAGGCGGCCGCCGGTGCCGTACGGGGTGTTGACGATGAGGTCGACCTCACCGTCGTGGATGAGCTGGACGATGGTCTTCTCGCCGTTCGGGCCGGTGCCCTCGGACTGCTTGCGCACGACGGTGGCGTTGATGCCGTTGCGCTTGAGGACCTCGGCGGTGCCGGAGGTGGCGAGCAGTTCGAAGCCGTGGGCGACCAGTTCGCGGGCCGGGAAGATCATCGAGCGCTTGTCCCGGTTGGCGACCGAGATGAAGGCGCGGCCCTTGGTGGGCAGCGGCCCGTACGCGCCCGCCTGCGACTTGGCGTAGGCCGTGCCGAAGACGGAGTCGATGCCCATGACCTCGCCGGTGGAGCGCATCTCCGGGCCCAGCACCGTGTCGACGCCGCGGCCGTGGATGTCCCGGAAGCGGGACCACGGCATCACGGCCTCCTTGACGGAGATCGGCGCGTCCAGCGGCAGCTCGCCGCCGTCACCGGTGGCCGGGAGCAGGCCCTCGGCGCGCAGTTCGGCGACGGTCGCGCCCAGCGAGATGCGGGCGGCGGCCTTGGCCAGCGGCACCGCGGTCGCCTTCGAGGTGAAGGGGACGGTGCGCGAGGCGCGCGGGTTGGCCTCCAGGACGTAGAGGATGTCCCCGGCCAGCGCGAACTGGATGTTGATCAGGCCGCGCACGCCGACGCCCTTGGCGATGCCCTCGGTGGAGGCGCGCAGCCGCTTGATGTCGAAGCCGCCCAGCGTGATCGGGGGCAGGGCGCACGCCGAGTCGCCGGAGTGGATGCCGGCCTCCTCGATGTGCTCCATGACGCCGCCGAGGTACAGCTCCTCGCCGTCGTACAGGGCGTCGACGTCGATCTCGATCGCGTCGTCCAGGAAGCGGTCGACCAGGACCGGGCGGGACGGGCTGATCTCGGTCGACTCGGCGATGTACGCCTCGAGGCGGGTCTCCTCGTAGACGATCTCCATGCCGCGTCCGCCGAGGACGTAGGAGGGCCGCACCAGGACCGGGTAGCCGATCTCGTCGGCGATGGCCTTGGCCTCGGCGAAGGTGGTGGCGGTGCCGTGCTTGGGGGCCGGGAGCCCGGCCTCGGCGAGGACCCGGCCGAAGGCGCCGCGGTCCTCTGCGGCGTGGATGGCCTCGGGCGAGGTGCCGACGACCGGCACGCCGTTGTCCTTGAGCGCCTGGGACAGGCCCAGCGGGGTCTGGCCGCCGAGCTGGACGATCACGCCCGCGACCGGTCCGGCCTGCTGCTCCGCGTGGACGATCTCCAGGACGTCCTCCAGGGTGAGCGGCTCGAAGTAGAGCCGGTCGGAGGTGTCGTAGTCGGTGGAGACGGTCTCGGGGTTGCAGTTGACCATCACGGTCTCGTACCCGGCGTCGGACAGCGCGAAGGAGGCGTGGACGCAGGAGTAGTCGAACTCGATGCCCTGGCCGATGCGGTTCGGGCCGGAGCCCAGGATGATCACCGCGGGCTTCTCACGGACCGCGACCTCGGTCTCCTCGTCGTAGGAGGAGTAGAAGTACGGCGTCTTCGCGGCGAACTCGGCGGCGCAGGTGTCGACCGTCTTGTAGACCGGGCGGATGCCGAGCGCGTGCCGGACCTCGCGGACGACGTCCTCGCGCAGGCCGCGGATCTCGCCGACCTGCTGGTCGGAGAAGCCGTGCCGCTTGGCCTCGGCGAGCAGGTCGGCGGTCAGCTCGGGCGCGGCGGCCAGCTCGTCGGCGATCTCCTTGATCAGGAAGAGCTGGTCGACGAACCAGGGGTCGATCTTCGTGTACTCGAAGACCTCCTCGGGCGTGGCGCCCGCGCGGATGGCCTGCATGACGGCGTTGATGCGGCCGTCGGTGGGCCGCACGGCCTCCCGCAGCAGCTCCAGCTTGTCGCCCGGCTCGCCCACGAAGGTGAACTGGCTGCCCTTCTTCTCCAGCGAGCGCAGCGCCTTCTGGAATGCCTCGGTGAAGTTCCGGCCGATGGCCATGGCCTCGCCGACCGACTTCATGGTGGTGGTGAGGGTGGAGTCGGCGCTCGGGAACTTCTCGAAGGCGAAGCGCGGGGCCTTGACGACCACGTAGTCGAGCGTGGGCTCGAAGGAGGCCGGGGTCTCCTGCGTGATGTCGTTCGGGATCTCGTCGAGGGTGTAGCCCACGGCCAGCTTCGCGGCGATCTTGGCGATGGGGAAGCCGGTCGCCTTGGAGGCGAGTGCCGAGGAGCGCGACACGCGCGGGTTCATCTCGATGACGATCACGCGACCGTCCTCGGGGTCCACCGCGAACTGGATGTTGCAGCCGCCGGTGTCGACGCCGACCTCGCGGATGATCGCGATGCCGACGTCGCGCAGCACCTGGTACTCGCGGTCGGTCAGCGTCATCGCGGGCGCGACGGTGATCGAGTCGCCGGTGTGCACGCCCATGGGGTCGAAGTTCTCGATGGAGCAGACGACCACGACGTTGTCGTTCTTGTCGCGCATCAGCTCCAGCTCGTACTCCTTCCAGCCGAGGATGGACTCCTCCAGGAGCACCTCGGTGGTCGGCGAGAGGGTGAGTCCCTGTCCGGCGATGCGGCGCAGCTCCTCCTCGTCGTGGGCGAAGCCGGAGCCGGCGCCGCCCATGGTGAAGGAGGGGCGGACGACGACGGGGTAGCCGCCGAGCGCGTCGACGCCCTTGAGGACGTCGTCCATGGAGTGGCAGATGTAGGACCGGGCGGACTCGCCGTGGCCGATCTTCTTGCGGACCTCCTCGACGACCTCCTTGAACAGGTCGCGGTCCTCGCCCTTGTTGATGGCCTCGACGTTGGCACCGATCAGTTCGACGCCGTACTTCTCCAGGACGCCGTTGCCGTGCAGCGAGATCGCGGTGTTCAGGGCCGTCTGGCCGCCGAGGGTGGGCAGCAGCGCGTCGGGCCGCTCCTTGGCGATGATCTTCTCGACGAACTCGGGGGTGATCGGCTCGACGTAGGTGGCGTCGGCGATCTCCGGGTCGGTCATGATCGTCGCCGGGTTGGAGTTCACCAGGACGACGCGCAGGCCCTCGGCCTTGAGCACGCGGCACGCCTGGGTGCCGGAGTAGTCGAACTCGGCGGCCTGGCCGATGACGATCGGGCCGGAGCCGATGACCAGGACGGACTGGATATCGGTGCGCTTAGGCACGCTGGCCCTCCATGAGGTTCACGAAGCGGTCGAACAGGTAGGCGGCGTCGTGCGGGCCGGCTGCCGCTTCGGGGTGGTACTGGACGCTGAAGGCCGGCCGGTCGAGGAGCTGGAGCCCCTCCACCACGTTGTCGTTGAGGCAGACGTGGGAGACCTCGGCGCGGCCGTAGGGGGTGTCGGAGACCTGGTCGAGCGGGGCGTCGACGGCGAAGCCGTGGTTGTGCGCGGTGACCTCGACCTTGCCGGTCGTACGGTCCTGCACCGGCTGGTTGATGCCGCGGTGGCCGTACTTCAGCTTGAAGGTGCCGAAGCCGAGGGCGCGGCCCAGGATCTGGTTGCCGAAGCAGATGCCGAAGAGCGGGGTACCGCGTTCCAGGACGCCCCGCATCACGGAGACCGGGTGGTCGGCGGTGGCGGGGTCGCCGGGGCCGTTGGAGAAGAACACGCCGTCGGGCTCGGCGGCGTAGACGTCCTCGACGGTGGCCGTGGCGGGCAGGACGTGCACCTCGATGCCGCGCTCGGCCATGCGGTGCGGGGTCATGCCCTTGATGCCGAGGTCGATCGCGGCGACGGTGAACTTCGCGGTGCCGAGCGGGACGGCTTCGCCGTCGGGGCCGATCGCGGGGACGACGTACGCCTCGGTGGTGGCGACCTCGGCGGAGAGGTCGGCGCCGCTCATCTCGGGGGCCTGGCGGACCTCGGCGAGCATGGTGCCCTCGTCGGGCAGGGCCTGGCCGGAGAAGATGCCGACGCGCATCGCGCCGCGTTCGCGCAGGTGGCGGGTGAGGGCGCGGGTGTCGATGCCGGAGATGCCGACGACGCCCTGGGCGGCCAGCTCCTCGTCGAGGGAGCGCGTCGAGCGCCAGTTGGAGGGCACGCGCGCGGGGTCGCGCACGACGTAGCCGGAGACCCAGATCTTCTTGGACTCCATGTCCTCGTCGTTGATGCCGGTGTTCCCGATGTGCGGGGCGGTCATGACGACGACCTGGCGGTGGTACGACGGGTCGGTGAGGGTCTCCTGGTAGCCGGTCATGCCGGTGGAGAACACGGCTTCGCCGAAGGTGGCCCCCACGGCCCCGTAGGCGCGGCCGCGGAAGATCCGGCCGTCCTCCAGGACGAGTACGGCGGGAGTCCGGCGGGCTCCCCTGGTGGAGGTCGTCATCGTGCGCCTTCCGTTTCCGTCTTGTTGATCATGTCGTTCAGGGTTTCGACCCACTCGTTGTGCTCGGCCGCGTGGTCGGAGCGGAAGCCGGAGTCGATCAGCTTGTCCCCGTGCGCCCAGGTGACGACCAGCAGGCCGCCCTCGGTGAGGACCTTGCCGGCGATGCCCTTGTCGAGCCGGGCCTCGCGCAGGGCGGCGAGCGGGACGAAGAAGTCGGCGGCGCCGGGGCGTACGACGTCCAGACCCGCGTCCGTCAGGGTCAGCTCGACCCGGCTGCGGGTGCCCAGGCCGTGCGCCACGATGCGGTCCAGCCACTGCCCGGCGGTGGTGGAGCCGTGGTAGCGGCCGCTCATGCCCAGTTTCGCCGGGCCGGGCTCGTCCGGCGCGGCGGGCAGTTCGGGCAGGTCGCTCTGGAGCGTGCCGCGCCACTTCCAGCCCTCGCGCATCAGCCAGTAGACGAGGGCGACGAACAGGCCGAGGCCGACGACCCAGCCGACGCGGGCGGCCCAGTCGGTCACTTCCGCCGATTCCTTCTCGGCGGCCAGCAGGATTACCGGTGCTACAGATGTCACGTGAGCTTCCCGTCGACGAGCGTGGCCTTGCCCCGCAGCCACGTGTGCGTCACACGGCCCGGCAGCTCACGACCCTCGTAGGGGGTGTTGCGACTGCGCGAGGCGAAGCCCGCGGGGTCCACCTGGCCACGGTATGCCTCCTCGACGAGGGTGAGGTTGGCGGGCTCACCAGCCGAGACGGGGCGGCCGTGTCCGGTGGCCTGTCCGATCTGCGCGGGCTTGACGGACATGCGGTCGGCGACGCCGGCCCAGTCCAGCAGGCCCGTGTCCACCATGGTCTCCTGCACCACCGACAGCGCGGTCTCCAGGCCCACCATGCCCATGGCGGCGGCGGCCCACTCGCAGTCCTTGTCCTCGTGCGGGTGCGGGGCGTGGTCGGTGGCGACGATGTCGATCGTGCCGTCGGCGAGCGCCTCGCGCAGGGCCATCACGTCGCGCTCGGTGCGCAGCGGCGGGTTGACCTTGTAGACCGGGTTGTAGGACCGGACCAGTTCGTCGGTGAGGAGCAGGTGGTGCGGGGTGACCTCGGCGGTGACGTCGATGCCGCGGGACTTGGCCCAGCGGACGATCTCGACGGACCCCGCGGTCGACAGGTGGCAGATGTGGACGCGGGAGCCGACGTGCTCGGCGAGCAGCACGTCGCGCGCGATGATCGACTCCTCGGCGACGGCGGGCCAGCCGCCGAGGCCCAGCTCTGCGGAGACGACGCCCTCGTTCATCTGGGCGCCCTCGGTGAGCCGGGGCTCCTGGGCGTGCTGGGCGACGACGCCGCCGAAGGCCTTCACGTACTCCAGGGCGCGGCGCATGATCACGGCGTCGTGGACGCACTTGCCGTCGTCGGAGAAGACGGTGACACCGGCCGCGGACTCGTGCATGGCGCCCAGCTCGGCCAGTTTGGCGCCCTCCAGGCCGACGGTGACGGCGCCGATGGGCTGCACGTCGCAGTAGCCGGACTCCTGGCCGAGCCGCCAGACCTGCTCGACGACGCCCGCGGTGTCGGCGACCGGGAAGGTGTTGGCCATGGCGAAGACGTTGGTGTAGCCGCCGCTCGCCGCGGCGCGGGTGCCGGTGAGGACGGTCTCGGAGTCCTCCCGGCCGGGCTCGCGCAGGTGGGTGTGGAGGTCGACCAGGCCCGGCAGCAGCACCTTGCCGTCGGCCTCGACGACCTCGGCGCCGTCGGCGGACAGGTTCCGGCCGACCGCCTCGATGACGGTGCCGTCGATCAGTACGTCCTGGGGCTCGCCGCCGAGCACCTTCGCACCGCGGATCAGGGTCTTGCTCATCTGCTTACTTCTCCTCGGTGGAGCGGGCGTGGGACACGGCGGGCTCGTTGCCGCCGAGCAGCAGGTACAGGACGGCCATCCGGATGGAGACTCCGTTGGTGACCTGCTCGACGGCGGTGCAGCGGTCGGAGTCGGCGACCTCGGCGGTGATCTCCATGCCGCGGACCATCGGGCCGGGGTGCATCACGATGGCGTGGTCGGGCATCTTCGCCATGCGGTCGCCGTCGAGGCCGTAGCGGCGGGAGTACTCGCGCTCGGTGGGGAAGAACGCGGCGTTCATGCGTTCGCGCTGCACGCGCAGCAGCATCACCGCGTCGGACTTGGTCAGCGTGGAGTCGAGGTCGTAGGAGACCTCGCAGGGCCAGGTCTCGACGCCGACCGGCAGCAGGGTGGGCGGGGCGACGAGGGTGACCTCGGCGCCGAGGGTGTGCAGGAGGTCGACGTTGGAGCGGGCGACGCGGCTGTGCAGGATGTCGCCGACCAGGGTGACGCGGCGGCCGTCGAGGTCCTTGCCGAGGCCCGCGTCGGGGCCGACCAGGCGGCGGCGCATGGTGAAGGCGTCCAGGAGGGCCTGGGTGGGGTGCTGGTGGGTGCCGTCGCCCGCGTTGATGACGTGGGCGTCGATCCAGCCGGAGGTGGCCAGGCGGTAGGGGGCGCCGGAGGCGCCGTGCCGGATGACGACGGCGTCGACGCCCATCGCCTCCAGGGTCTGGGCGGTGTCCTTGAGGGACTCGCCCTTGGAGACGCTGGATCCCTTGGCGGTGAAGTTGATGACGTCCGCGGACAGCCGTTTCTCGGCGGCCTCGAAGGAGATCCGGGTCCGGGTGGAGTCCTCGAAGAAGAGGTTGACGACGGTACGGCCGCGCAGGGTGGGCAGTTTCTTGATCGGCCGGTCGGCGACCCGGGCCATCTCCTCGGCGGTGTCGAGGATCAGGACGGCGTCGTCGCGGGTGAGGTCGGCGGCCGAGATGAGATGACGCTGCATCTGTCAGGCTCCGTAGGGCGATTCATGCGGAAGAGCGGGATAATTCGGGCGGCCGGGCGTGCGCGCGGGCACACCGAGCGGACGTACGGCACGGCTGCGCGTACGCGGAGTGCTACGGGTGGGCGCCCGGGGCGTCCGGCTTGGCACCGAGCAGCACGGTGTCGCGACCGTCCTCCTCGGCGAGCTGGACCTTGACCGTCTCCCGCAGCGACGTGGGGAGGTTCTTGCCGACGTAGTCGGCGCGGATGGGCAGTTCGCGGTGGCCGCGGTCGACGAGGACGGCGAGCTGCACCGCGCGCGGGCGGCCGATGTCGTTCAGCGCGTCCAGGGCGGCGCGGATGGTGCGGCCGGAGAAGAGCACGTCGTCGACGAGGACGACGAGGCGGCCGTCGATGCCGTCGCCGGGGATCTCGGTGCGGGCGAGGGCGCGCGGGGGGTGCATCCGCAGGTCGTCGCGGTACATCGTGATGTCGAGCGAGCCGACCGGCATCTTGCGCTCGGTGATCTGCTCGAGCTTGTCGGCCAGCCGCCGGGCGAGGAAGACGCCGCGGGTCGGGATGCCGAGGAGCACCACGTCGTCGGCGCCCTTGGCGCGTTCGACGATCTCGTGGGCGATGCGGGTCAGGACCCGGGCGATGTCGGGCCCTTCCAGAACGGGCCGCGCCTCGGACTGCGCGTCACGCCGCCGGCCGTCCTGCCCGCCGTGCTGATTTTCCTGCTTGTCCATACGAAACGGACCCCCTTCTCCGCCTCACGGGACGGACCTTAAAGGACGTCGGATATGCGCCACCTACCGTAGCAGGCTCGCGGCGCCGCCCCGTGACCCCCCTGGCGCTCCCTCGCCACCCCTCTGCCGCACTCGTGTCACCCGTCCGGAGCAACGGAGGGCGGATATCACGGAAGAGTCGGTGCGGACCATTCGGCTTGACGCAGCAGAGTAACGCTGCGTAACCTCACAGTGAGTTACCAGCCGCGCGGCCGACAACACAGCCTGCCGCGTCGACACCTTGTCCGGGGAGCCATATGTCCAGCGAATACGCCAAACAGCTCGGGGCCAAGCTCCGGGCCATCCGCACCCAGCAGGGCCTTTCCCTCCACGGTGTCGAGGAGAAGTCCCAGGGCCGCTGGAAGGCCGTGGTGGTGGGTTCGTACGAGCGCGGCGACCGTGCCGTGACCGTGCAGCGCCTCGCCGAGCTGGCGGACTTCTACGGCGTCCCCGTGCAGGAGCTGCTGCCGGGCACCACCCCGGGCGGTGCCGCCGAGCCGCCGCCGAAGCTGGTCCTGGACCTGGAGCGGCTGGCCACCGTGCCGGCCGAGAAGGCGGGCCCGCTCCAGCGGTATGCGGCGACGATCCAGTCGCAGCGCGGTGACTACAACGGCAAGGTGCTCTCGATCCGCCAGGACGACCTGCGCACACTCGCCGTCATCTACGACCAGTCGCCCTCGGTCCTCACCGAGCAGCTGATCAGCTGGGGTGTCCTGGACGCGGACGCGCGTCGCGCGGTGGCGTCCCACGAGGAGCTCTGACCTCCGGCAGCCCCAGCAGAAACGTGCCGCCGGGGTGGCCTGAACCTTTCGGTTCCGGCCACCCCGGCGGTTTCTTGCGTGGGTGCGGCGCGGGCGGGGCTCGTGGAGCTACTCCCGGCGCAGCGAGGGCTTCAGGTCCTTCAGCCGGCCGAGGAGGCCGTTGACGAACGCGGGCGAGTCGTCCGTGGAGAACTCCTTCGCCAGCTGCACCATCTCGTCCAGGACGACGGCGTCCGGGGTCGCGTCGACCCAGATCAGCTCGTAGGCACCCAGGCGCAGGATGTTGCGGTCGACGACCGGCATCCGGTCGAGCGTCCAGTCGACCGAGTACTGCCCGATCAGCTCGTCGATGCGTGCGGCACGCACGGCGTAGCCCTCGACCAGCTCCATCGTGTACTCGCTCACCGGCGGCTGCCGGGTGTCGGACCGGGAGTGCCGGACCCAGTCGGCGAGCACCGTCAGGACGTCGGCGCCGCGCTGGTCGCCCTCGAAGAGGATCTGGAAGGCGCGCTTGCGGGCCGTGTTGCGAGCAGCCACGGTTAGCTGTTCACCCGGCCGAGGTAGTCGCTCGTACGGGTGTCGACCTTGATCTTCTCACCGGTGGTGATGAAGAGCGGGACGTTGATCTGGTGACCGGTCTCCAGGGTGGCGGGCTTGGTGCCGCCGGTGGAGCGGTCGCCCTGGACGCCCGGCTCGGTCTCCTTGACGACCAGCTCGACGGCGGCGGGCAGCTCGACGAAGAGCACCTCGCCCTCGTGCTGCGCGACGGTGGCCTCGAAGCCCTCGATCAGGAAGTTGGCGGCGTCGCCGACGACCTTGCGGTCGATCATCAGCTGGTCGTACGTCTCCATGTCCATGAAGACGAAGTAGTCGCCGTCCATGTACGAGAACTGCATGTCACGCTTGTCGACAGTGGCCGTCTCGACCTTGACGCCGGCGTTGAAGGTCTTGTCGACCACCTTGCCGGAAAGCACGTTCTTGAGCTTGGTACGCACGAAGGCCGGGCCCTTGCCGGGCTTGACGTGCTGGAACTCGACGACGGACCAGAGCTGGCCGCCTTCGAGCTTGAGCACCAGGCCGTTCTTGAGGTCGTTCGTGGAAGCCACGGTTTGGGAATCTCCTGGACTGGACTGACGTGGACGACCTCGGGGTTGCGCGCACAGCGCGAGGCTAGAGCGCGAGCAGCTCCTTGGTCGTGATGGTGAGTAGCTCGGGTCCGCCGTCCGCCTCGGGGCGCACGACGAGCGTGTCATCGATCCGGACCCCGCCCCGGCCCGGGAGGTGGACCCCCGGTTCGACGGTGACCGGCACACAAGCGTCCAGTTTACCCATGGCCGCGGGGGCCAACTGCGGGTCCTCGTCGATTTCCAGTCCGACACCGTGACCGGTGAGTGCGGGAAGGTTCTCCGCGTACCCCGCGCAGTCCAGTGGCTGGCGGGCGGCGCGGTCCACATCTCGGCAGGCGGCGCCGGGTGCGAGGGCCTCGCGTCCGGCGCGCTGGGCGGAGAAGACGAGGTCGTACAGCTCGATCTGCCAGTCGGCCGGTGAGGTGCCGATCACGAACGTACGGCCGATCTCGCAGCGGTAGCCGCGGTAGGTCGCGCCCAGGCACACGGAGAGGAAGTCGCCCTCCTCCACGCGCCGGTCGGTGGGCCGGTGGCCGCGGCGGCCCGAGTTCGGGCCGGTGCCGACGGACGTCGGGAAGGCGGGACCGTCGGCTCCGTGGTCGACGAGGCGGCGTTCCAGCTCCAGGGCGAGATGCCGCTCGGTGCGGCCGACCAGGATGGACTCCAGGAGTTCCCCGAGGGCCTGGTCGGCGATCTCGGCGCCGATGCGCAGGCAGGAGATCTCCTCCTCGTCCTTGACCACCCGGAGCTGCTCGACGGCCTGTCCGAGGTCGGTCAGGCGCAGTCGGGGCGCGACCGAGCGCATGGAGCGGTGCCGGACCACGGTGAGGTGGTGGTCCTCCGCGGCGAGGGACTCGGCGCCCTGCTCCGCGGCGAGGCCGGTGGCCGCGACGGCCGGATCGCCGCCGGGTCCGGGCAGCGTGCGTACCGGAAGGGACTCGTCGGGCCGGCCCACGGTCGGCCGGTCGTCCGGCGGGCCCGAGCAGACCAGCAGGTCCTCGGTCCTGCCGAGCAGCAGGACGGCGCCGTGCGGGGCGGCGCCCGCGAGATAGCGCACGTTGGCGGGCCGGGAGACGAGCGCCGCCGCGCTGCCGCCCGCGTTGCAGCGTTCCCGTAGGCGCGTCCGGCGGGCCGCGTACACCTCTGACATGAGCCGAGCGTATGGCTCCGCCGGGGGGTGCGCCGCTCGGGTGGGCCGAGTGGGCGGGGCGGGGATGCCGTGGTGCGCCTAATGGGTCGGGGCTTGTCGTTGTCTGGCGCCTGACCGCCGGTGGGGGTCGTTCGCGCAGTTCCCCGCGCCTCTTGAGGGGCGCTTCCGCTTACCGGTGCCTACCAGTTCGGCGGGCTGGCTATCGAGCGGGAGAGGACCTCGTTCAGGAGGTGGGCGGTTTCCGGGACGTCGAGTTGGGAGTTGTCGATGATGGGGAGGCCCGAGCCGTACCAGCCGGCCATGCGGCCGTGGATGCGGGCGACCTCCTCGTCGGTGAGGCGCCGGTTGCCGCTGCGCTCGGCGTTGCGCTCCAGGACGATGTCGAGGCCCGGCAGCAGGACCACCGGCAGCAGACCGGGGCCGACGTGCCGCTTCCAGCCGCCGAGGCCGACGACCGGGCGGTCCGGGAAGACCGCGTCGTCGAGGATGCAGGAGATGCCGTTGGCGAGGAAGTTGCGGGCGGAGAAGCCGCAGGTGCGGCGGGCGAGGCGGTACTGGGCCTCCGAGTGTTCGTTCCACCCGGTCTGGGGGTCGGCGAAGCCGGAGCGGACCCATTCGCGGACGTCGTCGAGGCTGATGTGCGCGGTGGGGACCCGCCGGTGCTCCGCCCAGTACTTGGCGACGCTGGTCTTGCCGGCTCCCGCGGG is a genomic window containing:
- the bldD gene encoding transcriptional regulator BldD yields the protein MSSEYAKQLGAKLRAIRTQQGLSLHGVEEKSQGRWKAVVVGSYERGDRAVTVQRLAELADFYGVPVQELLPGTTPGGAAEPPPKLVLDLERLATVPAEKAGPLQRYAATIQSQRGDYNGKVLSIRQDDLRTLAVIYDQSPSVLTEQLISWGVLDADARRAVASHEEL
- the efp gene encoding elongation factor P; this translates as MASTNDLKNGLVLKLEGGQLWSVVEFQHVKPGKGPAFVRTKLKNVLSGKVVDKTFNAGVKVETATVDKRDMQFSYMDGDYFVFMDMETYDQLMIDRKVVGDAANFLIEGFEATVAQHEGEVLFVELPAAVELVVKETEPGVQGDRSTGGTKPATLETGHQINVPLFITTGEKIKVDTRTSDYLGRVNS
- the pyrR gene encoding bifunctional pyr operon transcriptional regulator/uracil phosphoribosyltransferase PyrR gives rise to the protein MDKQENQHGGQDGRRRDAQSEARPVLEGPDIARVLTRIAHEIVERAKGADDVVLLGIPTRGVFLARRLADKLEQITERKMPVGSLDITMYRDDLRMHPPRALARTEIPGDGIDGRLVVLVDDVLFSGRTIRAALDALNDIGRPRAVQLAVLVDRGHRELPIRADYVGKNLPTSLRETVKVQLAEEDGRDTVLLGAKPDAPGAHP
- a CDS encoding Pro-rich N-terminal domain-containing protein — protein: MQHPVGSPLPPPHQPGHGPAAGWSPAAHHPGPHQGPAPVPPPPAPGYPLRAPHPVAPQQAPAPHPGPGPHQPAPAPPAPDTTGHVRLPPGGPVAVPSLPPATAAAPDPTTTTLAVLLIGPAGAGKTSVAKYWAEHRRVPTAHISLDDVREWVRSGFADPQTGWNEHSEAQYRLARRTCGFSARNFLANGISCILDDAVFPDRPVVGLGGWKRHVGPGLLPVVLLPGLDIVLERNAERSGNRRLTDEEVARIHGRMAGWYGSGLPIIDNSQLDVPETAHLLNEVLSRSIASPPNW
- a CDS encoding dihydroorotase, with product MSKTLIRGAKVLGGEPQDVLIDGTVIEAVGRNLSADGAEVVEADGKVLLPGLVDLHTHLREPGREDSETVLTGTRAAASGGYTNVFAMANTFPVADTAGVVEQVWRLGQESGYCDVQPIGAVTVGLEGAKLAELGAMHESAAGVTVFSDDGKCVHDAVIMRRALEYVKAFGGVVAQHAQEPRLTEGAQMNEGVVSAELGLGGWPAVAEESIIARDVLLAEHVGSRVHICHLSTAGSVEIVRWAKSRGIDVTAEVTPHHLLLTDELVRSYNPVYKVNPPLRTERDVMALREALADGTIDIVATDHAPHPHEDKDCEWAAAAMGMVGLETALSVVQETMVDTGLLDWAGVADRMSVKPAQIGQATGHGRPVSAGEPANLTLVEEAYRGQVDPAGFASRSRNTPYEGRELPGRVTHTWLRGKATLVDGKLT
- the nusB gene encoding transcription antitermination factor NusB; translation: MAARNTARKRAFQILFEGDQRGADVLTVLADWVRHSRSDTRQPPVSEYTMELVEGYAVRAARIDELIGQYSVDWTLDRMPVVDRNILRLGAYELIWVDATPDAVVLDEMVQLAKEFSTDDSPAFVNGLLGRLKDLKPSLRRE
- a CDS encoding aspartate carbamoyltransferase catalytic subunit, giving the protein MQRHLISAADLTRDDAVLILDTAEEMARVADRPIKKLPTLRGRTVVNLFFEDSTRTRISFEAAEKRLSADVINFTAKGSSVSKGESLKDTAQTLEAMGVDAVVIRHGASGAPYRLATSGWIDAHVINAGDGTHQHPTQALLDAFTMRRRLVGPDAGLGKDLDGRRVTLVGDILHSRVARSNVDLLHTLGAEVTLVAPPTLLPVGVETWPCEVSYDLDSTLTKSDAVMLLRVQRERMNAAFFPTEREYSRRYGLDGDRMAKMPDHAIVMHPGPMVRGMEITAEVADSDRCTAVEQVTNGVSIRMAVLYLLLGGNEPAVSHARSTEEK
- a CDS encoding aminopeptidase P family protein, with translation MSEVYAARRTRLRERCNAGGSAAALVSRPANVRYLAGAAPHGAVLLLGRTEDLLVCSGPPDDRPTVGRPDESLPVRTLPGPGGDPAVAATGLAAEQGAESLAAEDHHLTVVRHRSMRSVAPRLRLTDLGQAVEQLRVVKDEEEISCLRIGAEIADQALGELLESILVGRTERHLALELERRLVDHGADGPAFPTSVGTGPNSGRRGHRPTDRRVEEGDFLSVCLGATYRGYRCEIGRTFVIGTSPADWQIELYDLVFSAQRAGREALAPGAACRDVDRAARQPLDCAGYAENLPALTGHGVGLEIDEDPQLAPAAMGKLDACVPVTVEPGVHLPGRGGVRIDDTLVVRPEADGGPELLTITTKELLAL